The following proteins are encoded in a genomic region of Alnus glutinosa chromosome 8, dhAlnGlut1.1, whole genome shotgun sequence:
- the LOC133874609 gene encoding cytochrome P450 736A117-like: protein MHPFVIYVIPFLLFVHLLIKWLSKTTHKKLPPSPPKLPVVGNLLQLGFYPHCSLASLAQRYGPLMLLRFGSRPTLIVSSADAACEIMKTHDIIFSNRPRMSITDRLLYEGKDMSTAPYGEYWRQMKTICVVHLLSNKRVHSFRAVREEEVALFIDKIKDYSYSRSLPLNLCVMLATLTNDVTCRVAFGKKYSAGTKGGREFQELLGELMGLLGSFNVGDFIPWLAWVNRINGFDARVEKVAKEFDKFLDVIVEQHMCGTLKRESNGDGSIQGEDENSLVDVLLAIQKDNVTGVAIDRESIKALILDVFAAGTDTTYTVLEWAMSELLRHPTIMKKVQNEVRGIARGKPSIAEADLQEMHYLKALIKETLRLYPPIPLLVPRESTQDVKIKGYDIAAGTLVFTNAWAIGRHPALWDEPEEFRPERFLNSSVDFKGHDFQLIPFGAGRRGCPGIQFAMTTNELVLANLVHKFDWALPDGARAEDLDMTQRTGLTIHRKVPLLAVATPTSC from the exons ATGCATCCCTTTGTTATCTACGTCATTccctttcttctctttgttcaCCTTCTCATCAAATGGCTCTCCAAAACCACGCACAAAAAATTACCACCTTCACCACCAAAGCTTCCCGTCGTAGGGAACCTTCTCCAGCTGGGCTTCTATCCTCACTGCTCTCTCGCTTCACTAGCTCAACGCTACGGCCCACTCATGCTGCTTCGATTTGGAAGCCGGCCGACGCTAATTGTCTCCTCCGCAGATGCCGCTTGCGAAATCATGAAAACCCATGATATCATCTTCTCGAACAGACCAAGAATGAGCATTACCGATAGACTTCTCTACGAGGGTAAGGATATGTCGACAGCTCCTTATGGTGAGTATTGGAGACAAATGAAAACCATTTGTGTGGTGCACCTTTTGAGTAACAAGAGAGTTCACTCTTTTCGAGCTgtaagagaagaagaagtagcCTTGTTCATTGACAAGATCAAAGATTATTCTTACTCGCGGTCATTGCCACTGAATTTATGCGTAATGCTTGCCACCCTTACCAACGACGTGACATGCCGGGTGGCTTTTGGGAAAAAGTATAGCGCAG GTACGAAAGGTGGGAGGGAGTTTCAAGAGTTGTTGGGAGAGCTTATGGGACTGTTGGGTAGTTTCAATGTGGGGGACTTCATCCCATGGCTGGCTTGGGTAAATCGCATCAATGGCTTTGATGCTCGAGTGGAGAAAGTCGCTAAAGAGTTTGATAAGTTTCTGGATGTCATTGTCGAACAGCACATGTGTGGTACACTAAAAAGAGAGAGCAATGGGGATGGAAGTATTCAAGGTGAAGATGAAAACAGTTTAGTGGACGTTTTGCTTGCGATTCAAAAGGATAACGTGACTGGCGTCGCCATTGACAGAGAAAGCATCAAAGCTCTAATCTTG GATGTGTTTGCTGCTGGAACTGATACTACTTATACAGTCCTAGAATGGGCAATGTCAGAGCTCTTAAGGCACCCTACAATTATGAAAAAGGTGCAAAATGAGGTGAGGGGAATCGCACGAGGCAAACCCAGCATAGCAGAGGCTGATTTACAGGAAATGCATTATCTGAAAGCCTTAATCAAAGAGACCCTTCGCTTATATCCTCCAATCCCATTACTTGTTCCCAGAGAATCAACCCAAGACGTTAAAATAAAGGGCTATGACATTGCCGCAGGAACCCTAGTTTTCACTAATGCATGGGCGATTGGAAGACACCCGGCGTTGTGGGACGAACCGGAGGAATTCCGGCCGGAGAGgttcttgaattcttctgtagATTTCAAAGGACACGATTTCCAACTCATCCCGTTTGGAGCTGGAAGGAGGGGTTGCCCAGGAATTCAATTTGCCATGACTACCAATGAGCTCGTGTTAGCAAATCTAGTGCACAAGTTTGACTGGGCATTGCCTGATGGAGCAAGAGCCGAAGATTTGGACATGACCCAACGCACTGGTCTTACTATCCATAGAAAGGTTCCCCTCCTTGCTGTTGCAACTCCAACTTCTTGCTAG